The DNA window CTCGGTTCCAGCCGCAACGCCCGGCCCTTCATCGAGAACACGCACCCGCACTGTATCTCCCAACTTCTCTGCATTGATTTCGATCGGAGCATCTGGAGGCGAATATTTCAGCGCGTTCTCGAGCAGGTTCTGCAGAGCCTGCGCCAACAATTGCGGGTCAGCGGCCACCTCCGGAAGATCCCGCGCCACGGTCGTTCGAATCTCGCGCCCCTTGAGAAGCCGCTCCATCGAATCGAGAACACTGCCCACCACCTCTTCCATCGAGCAAGGCACTTTGTGAAGCACTACCCGGCCATCCTCGAGCCGGGTCATCTCGAGCAAATTGGTCACCAGGCGATTCAACCGTTGGGACTCATCCTCGATCGCGTTCAGCAGTTCACTCCGCCGCTCGCCGGAGATGTGCAGAGCCGGATCCAGCAGCGTAGCCGCGGCAGCAGAGATGCTGGTGAGTGGCGTTCTGAGATCGTGCGAAACAGAACTCAAGAGCGAATTGCGAAGCCGTTCGCTTTCCGCGGCCAGCGCCGACTGCCTCGCCTCATCGAGCGCGGTAATCCGCTCCATCGCCTGGACCGTCTGATTGAGAAGAGCTTCGAGCAAAGCAGCCTGTCCTGAATCTTCCGGCGGCTCTTCCAGCGCAAGCACACCATAGGACTTCTCTCGCAGCCGCAACGGACGATAGTGCGTGAGCGCCCCCGGCAAACTGTCGGTCCCCTTGCCAGCAAGCTGTCCACGATCAAAGCACCACTGCGCAATCCCTTCCTCCTGCGAGTTGGGAACAAAGCCTTCGGCCACCCGGCGGCGGAAGCTGATCTTCTCTTCTGTGTCTGGCAGAAAGACATTCCCGCGCACGCGAAAAGCCGCGTGCACCATGAGCAGCAGAGCTTCGGCGGCCTCAAAAATTCTTTGCGTGCGCGCCAGCGATTTCGACAATCGATAGAGGTTCTGCGTTCGATGTTCCCGCTCAATGGCAAGTTGCGCCTGCTGCCGCAGTTTCACCGTCAGACCACTGATCACCATGGACACCATCAGCATCACGCCGAAGGTCAACAGATACTCGGCATCCGACACGCCAAAGGTCATGTATGGCGGCACACAGAAGAAGTCGAAGCTTGCCACACTCAACACCGACGCGAACATTGCCGTCGTCTTCGAGTAACGCATCGCCACCGCCACCACGGCGAGCAGGTACACCATCACCAGGTTCGCCAGAGCGATGTACTCGCGAAAGAACATCCCGAAGGCCGTCGCCGCACAGATCCACAATGCAGCCTGCCCCAACTCCTGCCAGGGTGGCACCTCCACCCGGGTCGTGAACTTCTGTTCTACTTTGACGCCGCCATCCATGGCGATCACCGTGATCTCGCCGCTATTGGCAATCAGCGCCCCCACCAGCTTGGAGCCAGGCGACTTTCCCACCACAATTCGTGTGACGTTCTGGACCCGCGCAAAATGGAGCACCGCATCGGCGACACTGTCCCCCTGCAGGGTGACTGCCTCCGCGCCCAGACTCTCGGCGAGATGCAAAGCAGCGCGTAGATTCTGCCGGGCGGCTTCGCTGATGCCTGAAGAGTCACTTGGCTCCACAAACACGACGAACCACTCCGCCTCCCACCGGATGGCCATGCGCTTGGTGGCTCGAACCAGATTCTGGGCATAAGGGGTGGGACCGATCGCCAGCAGGATCCGTTCTGTAACCGGCCAGGTCTTCGCATTGCCATGACGGCCCCGGATGGCGTTGACGTCGAAGTCCACCCGATCGGCAGTATGCCGCAGAGCCATCTCGCGCAG is part of the Bryobacter aggregatus MPL3 genome and encodes:
- a CDS encoding sensor histidine kinase — translated: MVRRQAGRLVEQEQKIRGKLKIFFGAAPGVGKTYSMLESARTKLDAGVDVVVGVVETHGRSETAARLIGFERLPGDGTFDLDAALARHPDLILMDELAHSNSKSARHPKRWQDVEELLDAGIDVYSTLNVQHIESLNDVVAQITGVVVRETIPDKVLELADEIELIDLPVEELLSRLKEGKVYVPEQAARALENFFKPGNLNALREMALRHTADRVDFDVNAIRGRHGNAKTWPVTERILLAIGPTPYAQNLVRATKRMAIRWEAEWFVVFVEPSDSSGISEAARQNLRAALHLAESLGAEAVTLQGDSVADAVLHFARVQNVTRIVVGKSPGSKLVGALIANSGEITVIAMDGGVKVEQKFTTRVEVPPWQELGQAALWICAATAFGMFFREYIALANLVMVYLLAVVAVAMRYSKTTAMFASVLSVASFDFFCVPPYMTFGVSDAEYLLTFGVMLMVSMVISGLTVKLRQQAQLAIEREHRTQNLYRLSKSLARTQRIFEAAEALLLMVHAAFRVRGNVFLPDTEEKISFRRRVAEGFVPNSQEEGIAQWCFDRGQLAGKGTDSLPGALTHYRPLRLREKSYGVLALEEPPEDSGQAALLEALLNQTVQAMERITALDEARQSALAAESERLRNSLLSSVSHDLRTPLTSISAAAATLLDPALHISGERRSELLNAIEDESQRLNRLVTNLLEMTRLEDGRVVLHKVPCSMEEVVGSVLDSMERLLKGREIRTTVARDLPEVAADPQLLAQALQNLLENALKYSPPDAPIEINAEKLGDTVRVRVLDEGPGVAAGTEERVFEKFYRGDESPSARGVGLGLTIVKSIVEAHGGTVRVQNRAKRGACFEIVLPAIKP